A genomic segment from Mesotoga sp. BH458_6_3_2_1 encodes:
- a CDS encoding HD domain-containing phosphohydrolase → MRDEEMSKSSGLEEVSERTQSTRMKRSGDSTVDLVCKISSIVNNCSDRNELSERIRDSLMETRTYLDAKIFFSDEIIYYLDSSSQIVNHSYDYSPTENIPACARDFLKSDELLSIASACKEHDCPLESSNLENEHRFSFKLEIKEKTYGVLCVNALDHLAMDSEEFQLLKWISSEIAYALKRIEREDYLKTAKEELQKYKKSLRNLFSENLAIMIVLDPETRRFLNANDAALNFYGWDKETLLSKRIEDVNTLPAETLAEEMKKAFNREKIKFDFKHRLADGSVRDVEAFSKRVEIDGHDRILSIIHDVTDRKVAERELQKTVEELKKITLTVINALEVTMNLRDPYTAGHQVRVTALAMAIAERLSLDEERRDALRFASMIHDVGKIKVPSEILNKPGKLNRLEFAMIKEHPLVGRNLFTEVDFKVPISEIIYQHHERF, encoded by the coding sequence ATGCGAGACGAGGAAATGAGCAAATCATCTGGTTTAGAAGAGGTAAGTGAGAGAACTCAGTCAACGCGCATGAAAAGGAGCGGAGACTCTACAGTAGATCTAGTCTGCAAGATATCAAGCATTGTAAACAATTGCAGCGACCGAAATGAGCTGTCTGAAAGAATACGAGATAGTCTTATGGAAACACGCACTTATCTAGATGCTAAGATCTTCTTTAGCGATGAGATCATTTATTACTTGGATTCGAGCAGTCAGATAGTTAATCATTCATACGATTATTCTCCGACCGAAAATATACCTGCTTGCGCCCGCGATTTTCTGAAGAGCGATGAACTACTCTCAATCGCTTCTGCCTGCAAAGAACACGACTGCCCACTTGAGTCATCGAACTTAGAGAACGAGCATAGGTTCTCATTCAAACTGGAAATAAAAGAGAAGACCTACGGGGTCCTCTGCGTTAATGCTTTGGATCATTTGGCAATGGACAGTGAAGAGTTTCAGCTTCTGAAATGGATTTCAAGCGAAATCGCATATGCTCTAAAGAGAATCGAAAGAGAGGATTATTTAAAGACTGCGAAGGAAGAGCTTCAGAAATACAAGAAAAGCCTGAGAAATCTGTTCAGCGAAAATCTAGCAATTATGATCGTTCTTGATCCAGAAACTCGAAGATTTTTGAACGCCAACGATGCCGCTCTGAATTTCTACGGCTGGGATAAGGAGACTCTTCTATCGAAACGCATTGAAGATGTAAATACTCTTCCTGCGGAAACACTTGCCGAAGAAATGAAGAAGGCTTTCAATAGGGAAAAGATAAAGTTCGATTTCAAACATAGACTTGCAGACGGTTCTGTGAGAGACGTAGAGGCATTCAGCAAGAGAGTGGAAATAGACGGACATGATCGAATCCTTTCAATTATCCACGACGTGACGGATCGAAAGGTTGCCGAGAGGGAACTTCAAAAAACCGTGGAAGAACTGAAAAAGATCACTCTTACCGTCATTAACGCGCTTGAAGTCACTATGAATCTGCGGGATCCCTACACCGCGGGTCACCAGGTAAGGGTAACCGCACTGGCAATGGCAATAGCCGAGAGACTGTCTCTCGATGAAGAGAGACGGGATGCGCTACGTTTCGCTTCGATGATCCACGACGTCGGAAAGATAAAGGTTCCGTCGGAGATTCTGAACAAACCGGGAAAGCTGAACAGGCTTGAGTTCGCAATGATCAAGGAACACCCTCTGGTTGGCAGAAATCTCTTCACGGAAGTTGATTTCAAAGTTCCCATATCGGAAATCATCTACCAGCATCATGAACGTTTTTGA
- a CDS encoding type II secretion system protein: MKNRKRGFSLVELLIVLAVIAALIATITPVALNAIQKAKATKVGQNLKTLASAFENYVYVSGEVPSNLEDIGRDIDDTLYTVFFDYSSTSGDYTVVVKTSEQANSGIMADLITNAVSGDYTTTGFTELTSTGSLDGAATYYYLFNFTNY, encoded by the coding sequence ATGAAAAACAGAAAAAGAGGATTTTCTCTGGTTGAACTACTTATCGTTCTCGCAGTTATCGCTGCGTTAATCGCCACAATCACTCCGGTTGCTCTGAATGCCATTCAAAAGGCCAAAGCAACAAAGGTTGGTCAAAATTTGAAGACACTGGCAAGCGCGTTTGAAAACTATGTTTATGTAAGCGGAGAAGTCCCAAGCAATCTTGAGGACATTGGGCGAGACATTGACGATACTCTGTACACTGTATTCTTTGACTATTCTTCAACTAGTGGAGATTATACGGTGGTTGTAAAGACATCAGAACAAGCCAACTCCGGGATAATGGCAGACTTGATTACAAACGCGGTTAGTGGGGATTATACTACCACAGGGTTCACAGAACTGACTTCGACCGGAAGTCTAGATGGAGCTGCCACGTATTATTATCTTTTCAATTTCACAAATTATTGA
- a CDS encoding MFS transporter, translating into MRKRIVLLLTYTFITTITISMYRVVYNLYLREIGFSNHLIGNVTSAQLWGSAIIGLLTAVLADTIGKKKILFLSAIVVPVSGIALAFVVDPTLIIVLSFIKGGFTVTAFTVVMATMTSITKTGNRAKVFGLNFGINMASGVIGNFIGGAFGDLFGLQTTLIISMVAHLPAIIPVIRLEMTESRSKLKELFNFSGLQQDQRKVLTYYFISTATVGFGAGLFIHFGNLIFKDLFNMSATAIGIALSIAQLGTAAGSTLSHKLGKRFGALKFNLIMQLLVIPLMLSLVIVREPILFTILYAFRFVFMNITNPIMTSIIFSYVPDSKLSTVSGINGFLNNTVRAVAAMIFGFIVGTTISGYTELFLLSTAFYAANAFIIFLFYRDFKNEPRVLELYDSKRTH; encoded by the coding sequence TTGAGAAAGAGAATCGTATTACTGCTGACTTATACATTCATTACTACAATAACCATCTCCATGTACCGCGTTGTCTATAACTTATATCTGAGGGAAATCGGTTTCTCAAACCACCTCATAGGCAACGTCACTTCTGCTCAGTTGTGGGGCTCGGCGATCATTGGACTGCTCACAGCTGTTCTCGCGGATACTATTGGAAAGAAGAAGATTCTCTTTCTCTCTGCGATTGTAGTTCCCGTTTCTGGAATAGCACTTGCATTCGTTGTCGATCCGACGTTAATTATCGTTTTGTCATTCATCAAAGGCGGTTTCACAGTAACTGCCTTTACAGTGGTCATGGCGACAATGACAAGCATAACAAAGACGGGAAACAGGGCAAAGGTCTTCGGTTTGAATTTCGGGATCAACATGGCAAGCGGAGTCATCGGCAATTTTATCGGCGGGGCCTTTGGAGATCTCTTCGGTCTTCAGACAACTCTAATAATCTCTATGGTTGCACATCTACCGGCAATCATACCGGTAATCAGACTCGAGATGACTGAATCGCGATCCAAGTTGAAGGAACTCTTCAACTTTTCGGGGCTTCAGCAAGACCAGAGGAAGGTGCTTACCTACTACTTCATTTCCACGGCAACGGTGGGTTTTGGAGCCGGGCTCTTCATTCACTTTGGAAATCTCATATTCAAGGACTTATTCAACATGTCGGCAACTGCTATCGGAATTGCCTTGTCCATTGCTCAGCTTGGAACGGCAGCCGGTTCAACACTCTCGCACAAGCTGGGTAAACGCTTTGGGGCACTGAAGTTCAACCTGATTATGCAGTTGCTTGTTATCCCGCTGATGCTCTCTCTAGTCATTGTGAGAGAGCCGATTCTTTTCACGATACTTTATGCCTTCAGATTCGTCTTCATGAACATAACTAACCCGATCATGACCTCAATTATCTTCTCTTATGTCCCCGATTCGAAGCTATCAACGGTATCGGGAATCAATGGCTTTCTGAACAATACAGTCAGGGCAGTGGCTGCAATGATCTTCGGGTTCATAGTCGGTACCACTATCAGCGGTTATACAGAGTTGTTCTTATTGAGCACTGCGTTTTATGCTGCAAATGCTTTCATCATCTTCCTGTTCTACAGGGATTTCAAGAATGAACCTAGAGTTCTGGAACTGTATGATTCGAAGAGAACACACTAA
- a CDS encoding type II toxin-antitoxin system PemK/MazF family toxin, whose product MNRELPLRGEIWLANLSPTRGREQSGFRPCLVISVDQFNHGPAELVIVVPLTSKNKSIPLHVEISGEQTGLDVTSYIKTEDLRSISRNRLEKKIGQVSEEVILDVLDRIKILLDIT is encoded by the coding sequence ATGAATAGAGAGCTGCCTTTAAGAGGAGAAATCTGGTTGGCAAACCTCAGTCCAACTAGAGGAAGAGAGCAATCTGGATTTAGACCATGTTTGGTCATTTCGGTCGACCAGTTCAATCATGGACCTGCTGAGCTCGTGATTGTTGTTCCCTTAACGTCAAAGAACAAATCTATCCCGCTGCATGTTGAGATCTCCGGAGAGCAAACAGGGCTCGATGTAACAAGCTACATTAAGACCGAGGACTTAAGGTCAATCTCGAGAAATAGATTGGAGAAGAAGATCGGTCAGGTCTCAGAAGAAGTAATCCTCGACGTTCTGGATCGGATAAAGATTCTCCTAGATATCACATGA